A window from Sphingobacteriaceae bacterium encodes these proteins:
- a CDS encoding UDP-N-acetylglucosamine 1-carboxyvinyltransferase — MGGLSIVGGVPLQGRVRVGGRKNSAVALIPAALLAAGPSTIDNVPRISDVDSYIEIITSMGVTVDRPTPHSLRIDPTGLINSVPSTEVVRRLRASYYLWGVLLARFGEAEVGMPGGCDIGQRPIDQHLKGFRALGAEAVIEHGVVKLKARRLVGAPIYLDVVSVGATINIMLAACLAEGTTVIENAAKEPHVVDLANFLNAMGARVVGAGTDVVKIKGIGSGSGGRIRSTGALRGADHAIIPDEIEAATFMVAAVATRGDVVVENVITKHLDPITAKLRETGADIEENGDWVRVRMAGRPKAVNVKTAAYPGFPTDAQQPMTALLSTAEGTSMVTDTIWEARFKHVGELLRMGADIKVEGRTAIINGVERLSGAEVEATDLRAGAALLVAGLMAEGETVVKGIELVERGYEGIEQKFRQLGAQLERLPDEGDEGSAPAQLRVLKSGS, encoded by the coding sequence GTGGGTGGACTTTCTATCGTCGGGGGTGTTCCCCTGCAGGGCCGGGTCCGCGTCGGCGGCCGCAAGAATTCTGCCGTTGCCCTTATCCCCGCTGCCCTGTTGGCAGCAGGGCCCAGCACCATCGACAACGTGCCCCGTATCAGCGATGTAGACAGCTACATCGAGATCATAACCTCCATGGGGGTGACGGTGGACCGCCCCACTCCCCACTCCCTGCGCATCGATCCCACAGGCTTGATCAATTCCGTGCCGTCCACCGAAGTAGTCCGTCGCCTCCGGGCTTCCTATTATTTGTGGGGTGTGCTGCTGGCCCGCTTCGGCGAGGCCGAAGTCGGCATGCCCGGCGGCTGCGACATCGGCCAGCGCCCCATCGACCAGCACCTGAAAGGCTTCCGCGCCCTGGGGGCCGAGGCCGTCATCGAGCACGGCGTCGTCAAGCTGAAGGCCCGCCGGTTGGTGGGGGCCCCCATCTACTTGGACGTAGTCAGCGTGGGCGCCACCATCAACATCATGCTGGCCGCCTGCCTGGCGGAAGGCACCACCGTCATCGAAAACGCCGCCAAGGAACCCCACGTGGTTGACCTGGCCAACTTCCTGAACGCCATGGGCGCCCGGGTGGTGGGCGCCGGCACCGATGTGGTCAAGATCAAAGGCATCGGCTCCGGATCCGGAGGTCGCATACGCAGCACCGGAGCTTTGCGGGGAGCCGACCACGCCATCATCCCCGACGAGATCGAGGCGGCCACCTTCATGGTGGCGGCCGTGGCCACCCGGGGCGACGTGGTGGTGGAAAACGTCATCACCAAGCACTTGGACCCCATCACCGCCAAGCTCCGGGAAACGGGGGCCGACATCGAAGAAAACGGCGACTGGGTACGGGTGCGCATGGCTGGCCGCCCCAAGGCCGTCAACGTCAAGACGGCCGCCTACCCCGGCTTCCCCACCGATGCCCAGCAGCCTATGACGGCCCTCCTGTCCACCGCTGAGGGAACCAGCATGGTGACCGACACCATCTGGGAGGCCCGCTTTAAGCACGTAGGCGAACTGCTGCGCATGGGAGCCGACATCAAGGTGGAGGGCCGCACCGCCATCATCAACGGCGTGGAGCGCCTGTCCGGCGCCGAGGTGGAGGCCACCGACCTGCGGGCCGGCGCCGCCCTGCTGGTGGCAGGCCTCATGGCCGAAGGAGAGACCGTCGTCAAGGGCATCGAAC